In Nostoc sp. GT001, a genomic segment contains:
- a CDS encoding CPBP family intramembrane glutamic endopeptidase, giving the protein MLKANQNQNALLALLLLVPVPSIGITTQLYILPGFQGHLVALLAKIWLLVLPIIWLLFVDKENLKFEYPKRRALLAGVGLGLLMLGIILIVYWLLGAKWIDVEYVRDRATQVGLNSFVIYLVGAVYWIFVNSLLEEFVWRWFVYRKCEILVSSPLAVILSALFFTIHHVVGLAAYFDWRATTLCSLGVFLAGAIWSWCYLNYSSIWPGYISHVFADIAIFLIGWQLIFA; this is encoded by the coding sequence ATGCTAAAAGCTAACCAAAATCAAAATGCACTACTAGCTCTGTTGTTACTTGTGCCAGTTCCGAGTATTGGTATTACAACTCAACTATATATACTCCCTGGCTTTCAAGGACATTTAGTAGCTTTATTAGCTAAAATCTGGTTGTTAGTACTACCCATTATTTGGTTATTATTTGTTGATAAAGAGAATTTAAAATTTGAATATCCTAAAAGACGCGCTTTATTGGCTGGAGTCGGATTAGGGCTATTGATGCTAGGCATCATCTTGATTGTTTATTGGCTACTGGGAGCAAAATGGATAGATGTTGAATATGTTCGCGATCGAGCAACACAAGTTGGATTGAACAGTTTTGTGATTTACTTAGTAGGTGCAGTGTATTGGATATTTGTCAACTCTTTGCTTGAGGAATTTGTCTGGCGTTGGTTTGTTTATCGTAAATGTGAAATTTTGGTATCAAGTCCTTTAGCTGTAATACTGTCCGCACTGTTTTTTACGATTCATCACGTTGTTGGTTTGGCAGCTTACTTCGACTGGCGTGCAACAACGTTATGCTCATTGGGGGTATTTCTAGCAGGAGCGATTTGGTCATGGTGCTACTTAAATTATTCCTCAATCTGGCCCGGATACATCAGCCATGTTTTTGCAGATATAGCAATTTTCCTGATTGGCTGGCAACTTATCTTTGCTTAA
- a CDS encoding tetratricopeptide repeat protein, which produces MNAEDFFNQGLKHNLQGEYQAAIAAYTQAIKLNPDYAEAYHNRGLILSGQLKDYRTAIANFNHAIEINPNFAIAYYNRANARYFLADYQGAIADHNVALQIDPNLAQSYHSRGNAYFALENYDKAIADYIQTIEMSTQLADNINIDIANAYHNRGVTRFERGDHQGAIADFQQALQWHPHFAAAYSNRGNIHQILGNYQEAIADHNQALQLDPNLAEAYHNRGNAHYALADYQNAIADYNRALEINPNFAGAYYNRGLVLAHLKNYHQAIEDFNQALNLNPDDVQAYCERGLVRSNLEDYKGAIADYDQALQENPTLALVYGFRANARRRLGDYQGAIEDSNRLLQLNPSLAEGYCDRAAARRSVGDHKGAIKDYDRALQINDNLAAAYYGRSIAREALQDLQGAIDDNTQAIKLVPDFSQAYCNRGNARRLLGDEQGALTDYNQALKINPDLIEAYYNRGSTHYALEEYESAIADYTQALQINPQSAAFYSDRANARYALEDYQHAIEDYSRAIALDPSFAEDWYNRGRSRSLLGDLQGALTDLNQALQRQPNWASAYILRADVYRNLGDSQGAIADFQKSADLYYQEGNIQYYQQIIELIEQL; this is translated from the coding sequence ATGAATGCGGAAGATTTTTTCAACCAAGGATTAAAGCATAATCTACAAGGGGAGTATCAAGCCGCGATCGCAGCTTACACCCAAGCAATCAAGCTAAATCCTGATTATGCCGAAGCTTACCATAATCGAGGGCTGATTTTAAGTGGTCAACTCAAAGATTATCGCACTGCGATCGCTAACTTCAATCACGCCATCGAAATCAATCCCAATTTTGCCATAGCGTATTACAACCGGGCTAATGCTCGTTACTTTTTAGCCGATTATCAAGGCGCGATCGCAGATCATAACGTAGCATTACAAATCGATCCCAATCTGGCGCAATCTTACCACAGCCGTGGAAATGCCTACTTTGCTTTGGAAAACTACGACAAAGCGATCGCAGATTATATCCAAACAATCGAAATGAGTACCCAATTAGCTGATAATATCAATATTGATATTGCTAATGCTTATCATAATCGCGGCGTAACTCGTTTTGAACGTGGCGATCATCAAGGGGCAATCGCAGATTTTCAGCAAGCTTTACAATGGCATCCCCATTTTGCCGCAGCTTACAGCAATCGGGGTAATATTCACCAGATTTTAGGCAATTATCAGGAAGCGATCGCTGACCATAACCAAGCATTACAATTAGATCCTAACTTGGCGGAGGCTTATCATAACCGAGGTAATGCCCACTACGCTTTAGCAGATTATCAAAATGCGATCGCAGATTACAACCGCGCCCTAGAAATCAATCCTAACTTTGCCGGAGCGTACTATAATCGTGGTCTGGTGCTTGCTCACCTCAAAAACTATCATCAAGCAATTGAAGACTTTAACCAAGCATTAAATCTGAATCCTGATGATGTGCAAGCTTATTGTGAGCGTGGTCTGGTTCGTAGTAATCTTGAAGATTACAAGGGTGCGATCGCAGATTATGACCAAGCTTTACAAGAAAACCCGACTCTAGCTTTAGTATACGGCTTTCGGGCAAACGCTCGTCGGCGATTGGGAGATTATCAAGGTGCAATTGAAGATAGCAATCGCCTATTACAACTCAATCCTAGTTTAGCAGAAGGATATTGCGATCGCGCGGCGGCTCGTCGTTCTGTAGGAGATCATAAAGGCGCAATTAAAGATTACGATCGAGCATTGCAAATTAATGATAACTTAGCCGCAGCTTATTATGGTCGGAGTATTGCTCGTGAAGCTCTACAAGATTTACAGGGAGCAATTGATGATAACACTCAAGCGATAAAGCTTGTTCCTGATTTTTCCCAAGCGTATTGCAATCGGGGAAATGCTCGTCGTCTTTTGGGGGATGAACAAGGAGCGCTCACAGATTATAATCAAGCATTAAAAATTAATCCTGATTTAATTGAAGCATATTACAACCGGGGTTCTACCCACTACGCTTTAGAAGAATATGAAAGTGCGATCGCAGATTACACCCAAGCTTTGCAAATAAATCCCCAATCTGCTGCATTTTACAGCGATCGGGCCAATGCTCGCTATGCCCTAGAAGATTATCAACACGCAATAGAAGATTACAGTCGAGCGATCGCGCTTGACCCCAGCTTTGCCGAAGACTGGTACAATCGGGGTCGTAGCCGTTCTCTGTTGGGAGATTTACAAGGAGCGCTTACAGACTTAAACCAAGCCTTACAGCGTCAGCCGAATTGGGCTTCAGCTTACATCCTTCGGGCAGATGTCTACCGGAATTTGGGAGACTCTCAAGGAGCAATTGCGGATTTCCAGAAATCCGCAGACTTGTATTATCAAGAAGGAAATATCCAGTATTACCAACAAATTATTGAACTAATTGAACAGCTTTGA
- the argC gene encoding N-acetyl-gamma-glutamyl-phosphate reductase — translation MTTKPKIFIDGESGTTGLQIYSRLNQRDDIELVSIEASKRKDANERTKLINAVDIIILCLPDDAAREAVSLVSNTRVKILDASSAHRTAKDWVYGFPELNPGQREKIASAQFVSNPGCYPTGFLACIRPLIAKGILNSNFPITVNAVSGYSGGGKNLIKQYHSFHEQQAGAESLYPYGIYGLQFGHKHVKEMHQYSGLASPPLFVPAVGDFEQGMLVQIPLPLGSLDNPPSGKVIYEAIADYYQSEKFVQVAPFQDSTLLRDGTFLDAIALNNTNIVQVFVFANDITKEVLLVARLDNLGKGASGAAVQNLNIMLGFPEELGLS, via the coding sequence ATGACTACTAAACCGAAGATTTTTATTGATGGGGAATCGGGAACCACAGGCTTACAAATTTACTCACGCCTGAACCAACGGGATGATATCGAGCTAGTTAGCATTGAAGCATCTAAACGTAAAGATGCAAATGAGCGAACCAAACTAATCAATGCTGTTGATATTATCATCCTCTGCCTACCTGATGATGCAGCCCGCGAAGCTGTTAGCTTAGTTAGTAATACTAGGGTTAAGATCCTTGATGCTAGTAGTGCCCATCGCACGGCTAAGGATTGGGTATATGGTTTCCCAGAACTAAATCCAGGACAGCGAGAGAAAATCGCCAGTGCCCAGTTTGTCAGCAATCCGGGCTGTTATCCCACAGGATTTTTAGCTTGTATCCGTCCGTTAATTGCTAAAGGAATCCTGAACAGTAACTTTCCCATCACTGTTAATGCAGTGTCAGGTTACTCTGGTGGCGGAAAGAATTTGATTAAACAGTATCATAGCTTCCACGAGCAGCAAGCCGGAGCAGAATCACTCTACCCTTATGGCATCTATGGTTTGCAGTTTGGGCATAAGCACGTCAAAGAAATGCATCAGTATTCAGGGTTAGCATCACCGCCGCTGTTCGTACCAGCCGTGGGAGATTTTGAGCAGGGGATGTTAGTACAGATACCTTTACCATTGGGAAGTTTAGATAATCCACCATCAGGTAAGGTTATCTATGAAGCGATCGCTGACTACTACCAAAGTGAAAAGTTCGTGCAGGTTGCTCCATTCCAAGATTCTACACTGCTGAGAGACGGAACATTTCTGGATGCGATCGCACTGAATAATACCAATATTGTTCAGGTTTTTGTATTTGCTAATGACATCACCAAAGAAGTCTTGCTAGTTGCTCGTCTTGACAACCTGGGTAAAGGCGCATCAGGAGCCGCAGTCCAAAACCTAAACATCATGCTCGGTTTTCCAGAAGAGTTGGGATTGTCATGA
- a CDS encoding PAS domain S-box protein — MNIEKFIQRAEVLHKRLADLYETASVLPWISPDLLPLAFKELYNTSKIVQLAAEELYQQNEELIKTRNWLEAERQHYQDLFELAPDGYLVTNTEGIIQEANLSAAKLLNVSKHFLVGKSIVNFVLLEERQQIRNELMQLSQSDRARELLVRLQKRYGEFFDAALTVAVIRNHQGEAISLRWMLRNITERQQLESTIVKDDSHIFSDAYGGKLRPIHKYDRGETIPLNPLVIWYVSQGLVKLTTYCETGEEVLIGLATAGMVFGSSLTSLNIYQATALADVELVSIYATEIAASPTLSHTLLPKINQRLQQTESFLVICGRRRVQERLHHLLQLLKREVGETVPEGTRLSVRFTHEDFASACCTTRVTITRLMGKLQEEGIISFDFKKHIILRDVD; from the coding sequence GTGAACATAGAAAAATTTATCCAACGCGCAGAAGTATTGCACAAGCGTTTAGCAGATTTATACGAAACTGCTAGTGTACTACCTTGGATTTCCCCGGATCTGCTGCCGCTAGCTTTTAAGGAACTCTATAACACCTCAAAGATAGTACAATTAGCGGCGGAGGAACTTTATCAGCAAAACGAGGAACTAATAAAAACACGAAATTGGCTAGAGGCAGAACGCCAACACTACCAAGATTTATTCGAGTTGGCGCCAGACGGCTATTTAGTGACTAATACAGAAGGAATCATCCAAGAAGCTAACCTCTCCGCAGCTAAGTTGTTGAATGTTTCAAAGCATTTTTTAGTGGGCAAATCAATAGTTAACTTTGTCCTTCTAGAAGAACGTCAGCAAATTCGCAACGAACTGATGCAGCTATCGCAATCAGACAGAGCTAGAGAGTTATTGGTACGTTTGCAAAAACGTTATGGCGAGTTCTTTGATGCGGCTTTGACAGTGGCAGTTATCCGCAATCACCAAGGTGAGGCAATCTCTTTGCGCTGGATGCTGCGTAATATTACTGAGCGCCAGCAGTTAGAATCAACAATAGTCAAGGACGACAGTCACATCTTTAGCGATGCCTACGGCGGTAAACTACGCCCCATACATAAATATGATAGAGGAGAAACTATTCCCCTCAACCCATTAGTAATTTGGTATGTTTCTCAAGGTTTAGTCAAACTCACTACCTACTGTGAAACGGGTGAAGAAGTGCTGATAGGATTGGCAACGGCAGGAATGGTTTTTGGTTCTAGTTTGACATCTTTAAACATTTATCAAGCAACAGCTCTTGCTGATGTTGAGTTGGTGTCAATTTACGCGACAGAGATAGCAGCTTCTCCAACACTGAGCCATACGCTTTTACCAAAAATTAATCAGCGATTACAGCAAACAGAATCTTTTTTGGTCATTTGTGGAAGACGACGGGTACAAGAACGCTTGCACCATCTATTACAACTTTTGAAACGAGAAGTGGGTGAAACTGTACCAGAGGGAACTCGTTTAAGTGTTCGCTTTACTCACGAAGATTTTGCTAGCGCCTGTTGCACCACCAGGGTAACAATTACACGATTGATGGGTAAATTACAAGAAGAAGGTATAATCAGTTTTGATTTCAAAAAACATATTATCTTGAGAGATGTTGATTAA
- the glpK gene encoding glycerol kinase GlpK, whose translation MHTFGKKTLSLGYILALDLGTTGNRAFVFNADGKIVGQAYKELTQYYPQPGWLEHDPQQIWQDTCWVMKTAIANAQIIPSAIAALGLTVQRETCLIWDKTTGKPLHKAIVWQDRRTAPLCHQLQEQGYADEIYDRTGLIIDAYFSATKLRWLLDNVTDVDLNNVLAGTIDTWVLWNITGGKVHATDHSNASRTMLMNLKTCEWDETLLDLFQIPAHILPQIQPSLGVFGVTDATLLGAEIPITAILGDQQAALFGHGCDRPGLMKCTYGTGSFLVAHTGSEIVRSLRGATPTHHQLISTVAWTQANTSDTLDVGYALEGSMFTSGACIQWLRDRLKLIKTAAETEAMANQVKDNGGVYFVPAFSGLGAPYWDMSARGAFFGITASVQPEHLVRAVLEAIAYQVLEVVQAINASSSTLVGRLTVDGGACENNFLMQFQADVLGIPVERPIMRDTTVQGAAFAAGLAVGFWQSYESLAKQRQIERVFEPKSDFSLSKFGTWQKAVKRTLAWEE comes from the coding sequence ATGCACACATTTGGCAAAAAAACTCTATCATTGGGCTACATTTTAGCACTGGATTTAGGTACAACAGGCAACCGCGCCTTTGTATTTAACGCAGACGGCAAGATTGTTGGGCAAGCATATAAAGAATTAACTCAGTATTATCCTCAGCCAGGATGGTTAGAACATGACCCTCAACAAATCTGGCAGGATACCTGTTGGGTGATGAAAACCGCAATTGCAAATGCCCAGATTATACCATCAGCGATCGCAGCTTTGGGACTAACTGTACAGCGCGAAACCTGTTTGATTTGGGACAAAACTACTGGTAAACCACTCCATAAAGCGATCGTCTGGCAAGATCGCCGCACTGCTCCCCTTTGCCACCAGTTACAAGAGCAAGGCTACGCTGACGAAATTTATGATCGCACCGGATTAATCATTGATGCTTACTTTTCAGCTACTAAACTCAGATGGCTATTAGACAATGTTACTGATGTTGACCTGAATAATGTCTTAGCAGGTACTATTGATACCTGGGTACTGTGGAATATTACAGGTGGAAAAGTCCACGCCACTGACCACAGCAACGCCAGCCGTACAATGTTGATGAATCTCAAAACCTGTGAATGGGATGAGACTTTACTGGATCTGTTTCAAATTCCAGCGCATATTTTGCCCCAGATTCAGCCGAGTTTAGGAGTATTTGGAGTCACTGATGCGACTTTGTTGGGTGCTGAAATTCCCATTACTGCTATCTTGGGGGATCAGCAAGCGGCTCTATTTGGTCATGGCTGCGATCGCCCCGGTTTGATGAAATGTACTTATGGTACTGGTAGCTTTTTAGTTGCTCACACAGGTTCGGAAATTGTGCGTTCTCTACGAGGGGCTACGCCTACGCACCATCAACTCATTTCGACAGTGGCATGGACGCAAGCAAATACCAGCGATACTTTAGATGTCGGCTATGCCCTAGAAGGTAGTATGTTTACTAGTGGTGCTTGTATTCAATGGTTGCGCGATCGCCTGAAGCTGATTAAAACTGCTGCTGAAACTGAAGCTATGGCCAATCAGGTAAAAGATAATGGCGGAGTCTATTTTGTACCTGCATTTAGTGGACTGGGCGCACCCTACTGGGATATGAGCGCCAGGGGAGCTTTTTTCGGCATTACCGCCAGTGTACAACCAGAGCATCTAGTTCGCGCTGTGCTGGAAGCGATCGCTTATCAAGTTCTGGAGGTGGTGCAAGCAATTAACGCATCTAGCAGTACTCTAGTTGGACGATTAACCGTAGATGGTGGTGCTTGTGAGAATAATTTTTTGATGCAGTTCCAAGCTGATGTGTTAGGTATTCCAGTTGAACGTCCGATAATGCGCGATACAACCGTTCAGGGTGCAGCATTTGCGGCAGGTTTAGCTGTAGGATTTTGGCAGAGCTATGAATCATTGGCAAAACAACGGCAAATTGAACGTGTGTTTGAGCCGAAGAGTGATTTCTCCTTGTCCAAATTTGGTACTTGGCAAAAAGCAGTGAAACGTACTCTAGCTTGGGAGGAGTAA
- a CDS encoding GHMP kinase yields the protein MRIFVPGRLCLFGEHSDWAGEYRSVNPLIEKGYTLIVGTNQGIYASVKPNSTELIIRTSLNDGRSYEPLILPMESNTLKRIAAKGGFFSYAAGTAYQILTHYNVGGGLEVDNYLTDLPIQKGLSSSAAFCVLIARSFNRVYDLKMTIRSEMEFAYLGERTTPSLCGRMDQACAYGNRPILMIFDGEKIDLLELKVSEDLFFVIVDLGGTKNTQEILRRLNQCYPFATNSIEQNVQKYFGSISSEITQAAVEAIQLGDAQLLGALMTKAQAEFDLHVVPACPEQLTAQKLHLLLHHEPLKPYIFGGKGVGSQGDGTAQLIVKNQDSQRKAIEIIKRDFPQMQALQLTISRLPTPMIDLAEDEKQHGDVC from the coding sequence ATGAGAATTTTTGTTCCAGGCCGTCTTTGTTTGTTCGGAGAACACAGCGATTGGGCAGGAGAATATCGCAGTGTCAATCCTCTTATCGAAAAGGGCTACACCTTAATTGTTGGTACTAATCAAGGAATTTATGCCTCGGTCAAACCTAATTCTACTGAATTAATTATTCGCACTTCTCTCAATGATGGCAGGAGTTATGAACCGTTGATATTACCTATGGAATCTAATACCCTGAAACGCATAGCGGCAAAGGGTGGTTTTTTTAGTTATGCTGCTGGTACAGCATATCAAATTCTGACTCACTATAATGTTGGTGGCGGACTTGAGGTTGATAATTATCTAACCGACTTACCTATCCAAAAGGGATTATCTTCGAGTGCTGCCTTTTGCGTTTTGATTGCTCGGTCTTTTAATCGTGTGTATGACTTGAAGATGACAATTCGTTCAGAAATGGAGTTTGCCTATCTAGGAGAAAGAACTACTCCTAGCCTTTGTGGCCGTATGGATCAGGCTTGTGCATATGGAAATCGCCCAATATTGATGATATTTGATGGTGAAAAAATCGACCTACTCGAATTGAAAGTGAGTGAAGATTTGTTTTTTGTGATTGTCGATCTCGGCGGTACCAAAAACACACAAGAAATACTAAGACGATTGAATCAGTGTTATCCTTTTGCTACTAATTCAATAGAGCAAAATGTTCAAAAATATTTTGGTTCTATTAGCTCTGAAATTACCCAGGCAGCAGTTGAAGCAATACAACTCGGAGATGCCCAACTTCTTGGAGCTTTAATGACAAAAGCTCAAGCGGAATTTGATCTACACGTAGTTCCAGCTTGTCCTGAGCAATTAACTGCACAAAAGCTACATTTGCTTCTCCATCACGAGCCACTTAAACCTTATATCTTCGGAGGAAAAGGCGTAGGTTCTCAGGGGGATGGCACTGCACAACTGATTGTTAAAAATCAAGATAGTCAAAGAAAAGCTATCGAAATTATTAAGCGTGATTTTCCTCAAATGCAAGCGTTACAGTTAACTATTTCAAGACTACCAACTCCTATGATTGACTTAGCTGAGGACGAAAAGCAGCATGGGGATGTTTGTTAA
- a CDS encoding DUF1350 family protein: MVNMNLKLRFKPVSHSWVALHPKPKGVIQFIAGAFFGTFGPMLFYRYLLQSLFEQGYTIILLPFNFTFNHYVEAGFLMREQYEILPELVKMASVAGYDYEAYLDDKNFSWIGHSLGCKYISLLEGFTALPPDVQEREQFIRKLLSKTSDESQIESVIADINILFNELTRKSAEVKKIIYTYVHKDININSVFIKGQVSILLAPAIADTGSAIRPQFLADVIDNLGWGVKPTVEETQYLIKDSGLFNIMGLVCFKSDNIAKSTCEWFTNTLQKPPEDFRKTVAGGHLRPLGIQLAKYVVNLFDKPLIESVQERNKAFEHNVIQLLEELKEKSR, from the coding sequence ATGGTAAATATGAATCTAAAACTGAGATTTAAACCAGTTTCTCACAGTTGGGTTGCTCTACATCCAAAGCCTAAAGGGGTAATTCAATTTATTGCTGGGGCTTTCTTTGGTACATTTGGCCCTATGCTTTTTTATCGTTATCTGCTTCAATCTCTATTTGAGCAGGGATATACGATCATTCTTTTGCCATTTAATTTTACTTTTAACCATTATGTAGAAGCTGGTTTTCTCATGAGAGAACAGTATGAAATTTTGCCAGAGCTTGTGAAAATGGCAAGTGTTGCAGGATATGATTATGAAGCCTATCTAGATGATAAAAACTTTTCTTGGATTGGACATAGCCTTGGCTGTAAATATATCTCGCTGTTAGAAGGATTTACTGCTCTACCTCCAGATGTTCAAGAGAGAGAACAGTTTATTCGGAAGCTACTATCTAAAACTTCCGATGAGTCACAGATAGAAAGCGTGATTGCAGACATTAACATTCTCTTTAATGAACTAACGCGAAAAAGTGCTGAAGTTAAGAAAATAATTTACACTTATGTGCATAAGGATATCAACATTAATAGTGTCTTCATTAAAGGACAGGTTTCTATCCTATTAGCACCTGCTATTGCTGACACAGGGAGCGCAATTCGTCCTCAATTTTTAGCGGATGTCATCGACAATCTTGGTTGGGGTGTGAAACCAACTGTTGAAGAAACTCAGTATTTAATTAAGGATAGTGGGCTATTTAATATCATGGGTTTAGTCTGTTTTAAATCAGACAATATTGCTAAATCAACCTGTGAATGGTTTACTAATACTCTACAAAAGCCACCTGAAGATTTTCGTAAAACTGTAGCAGGCGGACATTTAAGACCCCTAGGGATTCAGCTAGCTAAATATGTCGTTAATCTTTTTGATAAACCGTTAATTGAATCAGTTCAAGAGCGAAACAAAGCATTTGAGCATAATGTAATTCAATTGCTTGAAGAACTGAAAGAAAAATCAAGATAA